The following coding sequences are from one Homalodisca vitripennis isolate AUS2020 chromosome 7, UT_GWSS_2.1, whole genome shotgun sequence window:
- the LOC124366807 gene encoding uncharacterized protein LOC124366807 → MTFGRSHNLDHFQYNIEQDQPLGRVSSIKDLGVTFSYAFSFNEIVDDLCRRAYRTLGFITRLTRGMTNPLVLKTLYSSFVRQLLEYASPVWSPYHLGHIEKLEAVQRKFVRIVGV, encoded by the coding sequence ATGACCTTTGGTCGTTCGCACAACCTGGACCATTTTCAGTACAATATTGAACAGGATCAACCCCTAGGAAGAGTGTCCTCGATAAAGGATCTGGGTGTTACATTTTCATATGCCTTCTCATTTAATGAGATTGTAGACGACCTATGTAGAAGAGCTTACAGGACGCTGGGCTTCATCACTAGGTTAACCCGCGGTATGACAAATCCCCTTGTCTTGAAGACTCTCTATTCATCCTTTGTGCGTCAACTCCTGGAGTATGCTAGCCCTGTCTGGTCTCCCTACCATCTGGGTCATATTGAGAAACTGGAAGCTGTGCAGAGGAAGTTCGTAAGAATAGTGGGCGTTTGA